One window of the Flavobacteriales bacterium genome contains the following:
- a CDS encoding T9SS type A sorting domain-containing protein encodes MKKIILLLPFVFLINTFYSQVIVKITQSPNNPLLLGVIPSIWADPSVTGWSTPDMTNATNAIEAELMFVDDATDTTIDVNGNPTWQDACEPVINDITGKIAVVYRSFCWHDIKANYAQQAGAIGVIIINRDPGPFAMGGSTVGSSVTIPVVSIGSDEGDELRDFIAMGGVRAFIGTKVGLNVNDLGSSPANIVMAHHTSIPSFLSTNGTENALDLGMFIFNPGSNAQAGVTASVDINYNGSSVFSNSSIPLSFNAPVGVVVDTIYADLGVFSPSSWAAGEYNIRYQINLTNDEDTSDNVFESRFSISPNIYAKSRIDSLYQPLKSTAYSLNESTTLYDDWESCLVFKDANASRGIVQGMTFSCAPVNGAMSFEIIEIRAYEWNDVFADLSVSTPTFNALNQVGDAFYFYPDETENGVNIFLPFDAPFQLVDNQKYLFCVYNSSDELRIGYDVQLDYESTVNNYLQPIAPVKVLPNGQSPIWYWAGFGYDATPSISVTIDMITNVDGDNNMVVENTIPYPNPAKNLITIPVRKQIKGLVNIEIFDMLGKVVASENNHLENGPIKINVASIPNGTYMVKLVFEDNSSDSFKIAINR; translated from the coding sequence TAATCCTTTTATTACCATTTGTATTTTTAATTAATACATTCTATTCTCAGGTTATTGTTAAAATCACACAAAGCCCAAACAATCCTTTATTATTAGGAGTAATACCTTCTATTTGGGCGGATCCTTCTGTAACAGGTTGGTCAACTCCTGATATGACGAATGCTACAAATGCTATTGAAGCTGAATTGATGTTTGTTGATGATGCGACTGATACAACCATTGATGTAAATGGAAATCCCACTTGGCAAGATGCATGTGAACCAGTTATAAATGATATAACAGGTAAAATTGCTGTTGTTTATAGGAGTTTTTGTTGGCACGATATTAAAGCTAATTATGCACAACAAGCTGGAGCTATTGGAGTGATAATTATTAATCGTGATCCAGGTCCATTTGCAATGGGAGGAAGTACAGTAGGTAGTAGTGTAACTATCCCTGTAGTATCTATAGGAAGCGATGAAGGTGATGAACTAAGGGATTTTATTGCAATGGGAGGAGTACGTGCATTTATTGGTACAAAAGTTGGGTTAAATGTTAACGATTTAGGATCGAGTCCTGCAAACATTGTGATGGCTCACCATACTTCTATCCCTAGTTTTCTTTCAACAAATGGTACTGAAAATGCCTTAGATTTAGGGATGTTTATCTTTAATCCAGGTTCTAATGCACAAGCAGGAGTAACTGCTTCGGTTGATATTAATTATAATGGTAGCTCAGTTTTTTCTAATTCATCGATACCACTTAGTTTTAATGCACCTGTTGGAGTTGTAGTTGATACTATATATGCTGATTTAGGTGTTTTTTCTCCATCCTCTTGGGCAGCAGGAGAATATAATATTAGATATCAAATCAATTTAACAAATGATGAAGATACTTCTGATAATGTCTTTGAATCTAGATTTTCAATAAGCCCCAATATATATGCAAAATCACGAATTGATTCGTTGTATCAACCTCTTAAGTCTACTGCGTATTCTCTTAATGAGTCAACCACACTATATGATGATTGGGAATCGTGTTTAGTTTTTAAAGATGCTAATGCTAGTAGAGGTATTGTTCAGGGGATGACATTTTCTTGTGCACCAGTAAATGGAGCGATGTCATTCGAAATAATTGAAATAAGAGCGTATGAGTGGAATGATGTGTTTGCTGATTTATCTGTGTCCACTCCAACATTTAATGCTTTGAATCAAGTTGGAGATGCATTTTATTTTTATCCTGATGAAACTGAAAATGGAGTAAATATTTTCTTGCCATTTGACGCCCCATTTCAATTAGTTGACAATCAGAAATATTTATTTTGTGTGTATAATTCAAGTGACGAACTAAGAATTGGTTATGATGTTCAATTGGATTATGAATCTACAGTTAATAACTATCTTCAGCCTATTGCCCCAGTTAAAGTATTGCCTAATGGTCAATCACCAATTTGGTATTGGGCAGGATTTGGTTATGATGCTACTCCATCAATTTCAGTAACTATTGATATGATTACAAATGTTGATGGTGATAACAATATGGTTGTAGAAAACACAATACCTTATCCAAATCCAGCAAAAAATTTAATTACAATTCCAGTAAGAAAGCAAATTAAAGGGCTTGTTAATATTGAGATTTTTGATATGTTAGGAAAGGTAGTTGCATCTGAAAACAATCATTTAGAAAACGGACCAATAAAAATTAATGTAGCTTCAATACCAAATGGAACATATATGGTGAAGCTTGTCTTTGAAGATAATTCAAGCGATTCGTTTAAAATAGCAATTAATAGGTAG
- a CDS encoding O-methyltransferase: MNFLPEELDNYVSAHCDEESQLLKELNHETWEKVINPRMLSGHLQGRVLSMLSNMIGPINILEIGTYTGYSAICLAEGLDKNGSIDTIDINEELETIAKRYFSKAGIENQVNCYYGDANKIIPTLDKKYDLVFIDADKINYSNYFDLIFDKLNKGGYIIADNVLWSGKVIQKINPDDLDTTAILAFNNKIQNDPRVQNVLLPVRDGLMVIRKLS; encoded by the coding sequence ATGAATTTTTTACCAGAAGAACTCGATAATTATGTATCAGCTCATTGTGATGAAGAATCACAGTTATTGAAAGAACTAAATCATGAAACTTGGGAGAAAGTAATTAATCCTCGTATGCTATCAGGACACTTGCAAGGAAGGGTGTTAAGTATGTTAAGCAACATGATTGGCCCTATAAATATTTTAGAAATTGGCACTTACACAGGTTATTCTGCAATATGTTTAGCTGAAGGACTTGATAAAAATGGTTCAATAGATACAATAGACATAAATGAAGAATTAGAAACCATTGCAAAAAGATATTTCTCTAAAGCTGGCATTGAAAATCAAGTAAATTGTTATTATGGTGATGCCAATAAAATAATACCAACTTTAGATAAAAAATATGATTTAGTATTTATTGATGCCGACAAGATAAATTACAGTAATTATTTCGACTTAATTTTTGACAAGTTAAATAAAGGGGGCTATATTATTGCTGATAATGTTTTGTGGAGCGGAAAAGTGATTCAAAAAATCAATCCTGATGATTTAGACACAACAGCCATATTAGCATTTAACAACAAAATTCAAAACGACCCTAGAGTGCAAAATGTTCTACTCCCAGTTAGAGATGGTTTAATGGTTATTAGAAAGCTAAGCTAA
- a CDS encoding insulinase family protein, whose product MEYNLYELSNGIRIVHKPVSGKIAHCGFIINTGSRDENIDENGIAHFIEHTIFKGTQKRKSHHILNRIDSVGGEINAYTTKEKTCVYASFVVDYLERSTELLTDILTNSTFPEKELEKEKDVVIDEIHSYQDTPYEQIYDDFEEMVFRNHSLGKNILGTVKSVKKFNRKSILDFIDRNYATNQIVFSIIGNVSEKKIKQLAKKYLEPIQTKTNPLVRTDFSDYKSFQTTLKKDNYQSHAILGNVAYGANDIKKPGFILINNYLGGPAMNSRLNMSIREKHGFAYSVESSYTSYTNTGIFSIYLGTDQKNLSKSIDLTLKELKILREKKFSDIQLHRAKVQLLGQITLSEENNVNMMLGIGKSLLNYGKVDSLEIVYEKINRITANELLEISNEIFNPEQISTLIYQSKK is encoded by the coding sequence ATGGAGTATAATTTATATGAACTTAGCAATGGTATTAGAATAGTTCACAAACCTGTTTCTGGTAAAATAGCACATTGTGGATTTATAATAAACACTGGTAGTAGAGACGAGAATATTGATGAAAACGGTATTGCCCATTTTATTGAACACACCATATTTAAGGGAACTCAAAAAAGAAAATCACACCATATTTTAAATAGAATTGATAGTGTTGGTGGTGAAATTAATGCCTATACTACAAAAGAAAAAACTTGTGTTTATGCTTCTTTTGTAGTTGATTATTTAGAACGATCTACAGAATTACTAACTGATATTTTAACCAACTCCACCTTTCCAGAAAAAGAACTAGAAAAAGAAAAAGATGTTGTAATAGATGAGATTCATTCTTATCAAGATACTCCTTACGAACAAATTTATGATGATTTTGAAGAAATGGTATTTAGAAATCATTCGTTAGGAAAAAATATACTTGGAACTGTAAAAAGCGTAAAAAAATTCAATCGCAAATCTATTTTAGACTTTATTGATAGAAATTATGCTACAAATCAAATTGTTTTTAGCATTATTGGTAATGTCTCTGAAAAAAAAATCAAACAACTTGCAAAAAAATATTTAGAACCAATACAAACCAAAACAAATCCGCTGGTTAGAACTGACTTTAGTGATTATAAATCGTTTCAAACCACATTAAAAAAGGACAACTACCAATCTCACGCTATTTTAGGAAATGTAGCTTACGGAGCTAACGATATTAAAAAGCCTGGTTTTATTCTTATAAATAATTATCTGGGGGGACCAGCTATGAATAGCCGACTAAACATGAGCATCCGAGAAAAACACGGTTTTGCTTATTCTGTTGAATCAAGCTATACAAGTTACACCAATACTGGTATTTTTAGCATCTACTTAGGTACCGACCAGAAAAACTTGTCGAAATCAATAGATTTAACATTGAAGGAATTAAAGATTCTACGAGAAAAAAAATTTTCAGACATTCAACTTCATCGTGCAAAAGTTCAGTTACTCGGGCAAATAACTTTATCAGAAGAGAATAATGTAAACATGATGCTTGGCATTGGAAAAAGTCTTTTAAACTATGGTAAGGTCGATAGCTTGGAAATAGTTTATGAAAAGATTAACAGAATAACAGCAAATGAACTACTAGAAATTTCTAATGAGATTTTTAACCCTGAACAAATTAGTACCTTAATCTATCAATCAAAAAAATAG
- a CDS encoding PD40 domain-containing protein yields the protein MVKKNFYIQLLLLMFLTTSVLRAQNTLSSKDEKAMLQKAESYYFDEDQQNIPKALELFEELSKNKPNDPYYRLMEGICYTFFRNKKTLALSKLLEVKQNNPTFNEVNFYLARAYAVNRDFKKAIETYQEYMSSADVSDEQKAKARQNIIYCQNAEKFMGDSLVVDIINIGSPINTEHSEYVPVITSDETVLIFTYRGERSKGGLMDRTGKPDPRGEYYEDIMVSYKVGNTWLEPESIGDNINTNGHDASIALSVDGQQLFIYKSTKSDNGDIYTSYLNGDSWTKPEKLKGQVNTTAWEGSASLSSDGKVLYFSSNREGGFGERDLYSAELMPDDTWGNVKNLGPVINTKYDDDAPFIHPDRRTMYYSSKGHNSMGGYDIFYTYLNDDGWDEPMNIGYPVNTIDDDRYYVLSADAKTGYYSTAGRSENGTHDIYTVSPGHFGKRPILALVVGVVNKDDKPVEADITVTNETTGDLAGKFKSNSSSGKYMLALTPGNKYKIAIEVEGYDTKIDYIDVQSLETYVQVEHDFNFGGKQVVEEVASSNEDVLQGKIDSQIDKYRKESTKEGYEEMVYKKILKEEGEIQADGIEYFVEAPVGREDKLKGLTTKEVTYPDGTVKTMAGPYSSLLAAEIARQELIKSDSTMISSAIKVNDHGQEKSIKQYYPQKYARTDFLKDVTIHDQLTGVEKIETPSDLNEKKAVDLVKSEDVNLEKNKTLEDAAGKNIAGLTFKVEIGAVTNPEDFKLGHLEKYGKITAKTYPDGITRYTFGPFETLDEAEAFRQNLVAKEKASEDAFVTVFVFGQRKKLDELNERQKEELGITKPIAKGPCNDNFIDFSFFVGKDLNDKTIYNKLIATGGKSCASGLEFRVQIAAYRFPKNYKWNHLKQYGEPVVKDYPDGITRFTQGVYTTIAEAEVLRQKIIKSGQKDAWITPFYNGKRMLLEELILNNFYGKSIN from the coding sequence ATGGTTAAAAAGAATTTTTACATTCAGCTGTTATTGTTAATGTTTTTAACAACAAGCGTTTTAAGGGCTCAAAATACATTATCAAGCAAAGATGAAAAAGCAATGCTTCAAAAAGCAGAGTCTTATTATTTTGACGAGGACCAACAAAATATTCCAAAGGCGTTGGAGCTATTCGAAGAATTATCAAAAAATAAACCGAATGATCCTTATTATAGATTGATGGAAGGTATATGTTATACGTTTTTTAGAAATAAAAAAACACTAGCATTATCTAAGTTATTAGAAGTGAAACAGAATAATCCAACCTTTAATGAGGTGAATTTTTATTTGGCTAGAGCTTATGCTGTAAATAGAGATTTTAAAAAAGCAATTGAGACGTATCAAGAATACATGTCATCTGCGGATGTATCTGATGAACAAAAAGCAAAAGCAAGACAGAATATTATTTATTGCCAAAATGCTGAAAAGTTTATGGGTGACAGTTTGGTAGTTGATATTATTAATATTGGTTCGCCAATAAATACTGAACATTCTGAGTATGTTCCTGTTATAACATCCGATGAAACAGTTCTTATATTTACCTATAGAGGTGAAAGAAGTAAGGGAGGTTTAATGGATAGAACAGGAAAACCTGATCCGCGAGGAGAATATTATGAAGACATAATGGTTTCATATAAAGTTGGAAATACGTGGTTAGAACCAGAAAGTATTGGCGACAATATCAATACAAATGGACACGATGCTAGCATAGCCCTTTCTGTTGATGGTCAACAGTTGTTTATTTATAAAAGTACAAAAAGTGACAATGGAGATATTTATACCAGTTATTTAAATGGAGATAGTTGGACTAAACCAGAAAAATTAAAAGGTCAAGTAAACACTACAGCTTGGGAAGGAAGTGCAAGTTTATCTAGTGATGGAAAAGTACTTTATTTCTCAAGTAATAGAGAAGGTGGTTTTGGAGAAAGAGATTTGTATTCTGCAGAGCTTATGCCTGATGATACTTGGGGGAATGTGAAGAACTTAGGTCCTGTTATTAATACTAAATATGATGATGATGCTCCTTTTATTCATCCAGATAGAAGAACAATGTATTATAGTTCTAAAGGGCATAACAGTATGGGTGGGTATGATATTTTTTACACTTATCTAAATGATGATGGTTGGGATGAACCAATGAATATTGGATATCCAGTAAATACAATTGATGACGATAGATATTATGTACTGTCGGCAGATGCTAAAACTGGATATTACTCTACTGCTGGTCGAAGTGAGAATGGTACTCATGATATATACACAGTTAGCCCTGGTCATTTTGGAAAAAGACCAATACTTGCTTTAGTTGTGGGGGTTGTTAATAAAGATGATAAGCCTGTAGAAGCGGATATTACAGTTACTAATGAAACAACAGGAGATTTGGCAGGAAAGTTTAAATCTAACTCATCATCGGGTAAGTATATGCTGGCATTAACACCTGGTAATAAATATAAAATAGCTATTGAGGTTGAAGGTTATGATACTAAAATTGATTATATAGATGTTCAGTCGTTAGAAACGTATGTTCAAGTAGAACATGATTTTAATTTTGGAGGAAAACAAGTAGTAGAGGAAGTTGCTTCATCAAATGAAGATGTTTTACAAGGAAAAATTGATTCTCAAATTGATAAGTATAGAAAAGAAAGTACTAAAGAAGGCTATGAGGAAATGGTGTATAAAAAAATTCTTAAAGAAGAAGGCGAAATTCAGGCAGATGGTATTGAATATTTTGTAGAAGCACCAGTTGGTAGAGAAGATAAGTTGAAAGGATTAACAACAAAAGAGGTTACTTACCCTGATGGAACCGTTAAAACTATGGCTGGACCATACAGTTCGTTATTAGCTGCAGAAATAGCTCGACAAGAATTGATTAAATCAGATTCTACAATGATTTCATCAGCTATTAAAGTAAATGACCATGGACAAGAAAAATCAATTAAGCAATATTATCCTCAAAAATATGCTAGAACTGATTTTCTTAAAGATGTTACTATTCATGATCAACTTACAGGTGTAGAGAAGATCGAGACACCAAGTGATTTGAATGAAAAAAAAGCTGTTGATTTGGTGAAAAGTGAAGATGTAAATCTTGAAAAAAATAAAACTTTAGAGGACGCTGCTGGTAAGAATATTGCAGGATTAACTTTTAAGGTTGAGATAGGAGCAGTTACTAATCCTGAAGATTTTAAATTAGGTCACTTAGAAAAATATGGTAAGATAACTGCTAAGACATACCCTGATGGAATTACTCGATACACTTTTGGACCATTCGAAACTTTAGATGAAGCAGAAGCATTTAGACAAAATCTGGTTGCAAAAGAAAAAGCTTCAGAGGATGCTTTTGTCACTGTTTTTGTTTTTGGTCAACGTAAAAAATTGGACGAATTAAATGAAAGACAAAAAGAAGAGTTAGGTATTACAAAACCAATAGCTAAAGGTCCTTGTAATGATAACTTTATTGATTTCTCATTTTTTGTAGGAAAAGACTTAAATGATAAAACCATTTATAATAAGTTGATAGCTACAGGTGGTAAATCGTGTGCTTCTGGATTGGAGTTTAGAGTTCAAATTGCAGCATATAGATTTCCTAAAAATTACAAATGGAATCATTTAAAACAATACGGCGAACCGGTGGTGAAAGATTATCCAGATGGAATAACTAGATTTACTCAAGGGGTTTATACAACAATTGCAGAGGCAGAGGTGTTAAGACAAAAAATAATAAAATCAGGACAAAAAGATGCGTGGATAACTCCATTCTATAATGGAAAAAGAATGTTGCTTGAAGAACTGATTTTAAATAATTTCTATGGTAAGTCAATTAATTAG
- a CDS encoding OmpA family protein: protein MKHILIFISLLLSTILFSQTNLVPNHDFNKIGKKVKEKGQINMAEPWISPTLTQADLYIKNTKSGEIAIDGNSYGAEDPMEGDNYAGLLAYSYKGKVSRSYLQVKLTEPLKQDEEYCVTFHVSLADLSKYACNYLGAYLSNDAVSANNNDVFQFEPQILSRRLTVYEQQYYWTPVCAKYKAKGGEEFLTIGNFTPEEKLTINKVKRPQGFNSPQTNDAYYYIDNVIVTSISGDEKCDCDFIPGVDDMETVNKSFKSDLNNQSNQPKILNSDGNVTATKTKSGVSSMNYTIFFESKQMNISASATKKMDDLITYLKTNPKDSVSLDGYIDESEKDEDKLDGKRVGVVYKYIVSKGIVKERIIKSMQGVAEDKDKTKNMKVEITIKKP from the coding sequence ATGAAACACATACTTATATTTATCTCCTTATTATTGTCTACAATTTTATTTTCACAAACTAATTTGGTGCCTAATCACGACTTTAATAAAATTGGAAAAAAAGTAAAAGAAAAAGGTCAAATTAATATGGCAGAACCTTGGATATCTCCAACATTAACTCAAGCTGACTTATATATTAAAAATACAAAAAGTGGAGAAATTGCTATCGACGGCAATTCTTACGGAGCAGAAGATCCTATGGAAGGAGATAATTATGCAGGGTTACTGGCTTATAGTTATAAAGGAAAAGTTTCTAGAAGTTACTTGCAAGTAAAATTAACAGAGCCTTTAAAGCAGGATGAGGAATATTGTGTTACATTCCATGTTAGTTTAGCTGATTTATCAAAGTACGCATGTAATTATTTAGGAGCTTATTTATCTAATGATGCTGTTTCTGCAAATAATAATGATGTCTTTCAATTTGAACCTCAAATACTAAGTAGAAGATTAACTGTGTATGAGCAACAATATTATTGGACACCTGTCTGTGCTAAGTATAAAGCAAAAGGTGGTGAAGAATTTTTAACTATTGGAAATTTCACTCCTGAAGAAAAACTTACGATTAATAAAGTAAAACGTCCACAAGGATTTAATTCTCCACAAACTAACGATGCCTATTATTATATAGATAATGTAATAGTAACATCAATAAGTGGTGATGAAAAATGTGATTGTGATTTTATTCCTGGTGTTGATGATATGGAGACAGTTAATAAGAGTTTTAAAAGTGATTTAAATAATCAAAGCAACCAACCAAAAATTCTTAATTCGGATGGTAATGTAACAGCTACAAAAACTAAAAGTGGAGTTTCTAGTATGAATTATACAATATTCTTTGAATCAAAACAAATGAATATATCAGCTTCAGCTACAAAAAAAATGGATGATTTAATTACATACTTAAAAACAAATCCAAAAGATTCTGTTTCATTAGACGGTTATATTGATGAGTCAGAAAAGGATGAAGATAAATTAGATGGAAAACGAGTAGGAGTTGTTTATAAGTATATCGTATCAAAAGGTATTGTTAAAGAGAGAATTATTAAATCAATGCAAGGTGTAGCTGAAGATAAGGATAAGACAAAAAACATGAAGGTTGAAATAACAATTAAAAAACCATAG
- a CDS encoding glutamine synthetase III yields MATIRFQALSDALSRVPKKVDYPANKASLYYSTNVFTQEVMREYLPSEAYKALMKTIEEGASLDRQLASQVASAMKDWALTKNVTHYTHWFQPLTGSTAEKHDSFFTPISGGRGIERFDGDNLVQQEPDASSFPNGGIRNTFEARGYTAWDPSSPAFIISGTLCIPTIFIAYTGEALDFKMPLLKALHAIDKAATDVCQYFEKDVTKVNVSLGWEQEYFLIDKALYYARPDIMMTGRALVGHNPAKGQQLDDHYFGSIPDRISAFMKEYEIEALKLGIPVTTRHNEVAPNQFECAPMFEETNLANDHNLLLMDLLEKIARKHDYRILLHEKPFPSLNGSGKHNNWSLGTNTGINLLAPGKNPKTNLRFLTFFVNTIKAIHDNADILRSSIASAGNDHRLGANEAPPAIVSVFIGSQLTQMLDNLEKSVKAGKMTPEDKTELKLSIGKIPQLLLDNTDRNRTSPFAFTGNKFEFRAVGSSANCGSAMIALNVIVAKQLMIFKKSVDARINKGEKKDEAILKELQKLIKESKKIRFEGNGYGDEWVKEAEKRGLSNLKDTPRALKVMKDKKTIDLFNELGVLSPIEMEARHEIELENYILKLQIESRVLGDLAQNHIIPTAIRYQNTIIDNIKGMIEIYGKEAKKMASTQYQVLETISTHINELKSNIDLMLVERKKANKIEHAEEKAFAYCDNVKPYFQTIKYHSDKLELLIDDEYWPLPKLREILFTK; encoded by the coding sequence ATGGCTACAATTAGATTTCAAGCGTTATCAGATGCACTTTCTCGAGTGCCAAAAAAAGTTGATTACCCAGCGAATAAAGCTTCATTATATTATTCAACAAATGTATTTACACAAGAAGTGATGCGTGAGTACCTTCCTAGTGAAGCGTATAAAGCTTTGATGAAAACTATTGAAGAAGGGGCTTCTCTTGATAGACAGTTGGCAAGTCAAGTTGCATCTGCGATGAAAGATTGGGCATTAACTAAAAATGTTACTCACTATACACATTGGTTTCAACCATTAACGGGTAGCACGGCAGAAAAACATGATTCATTTTTTACGCCAATTTCTGGTGGTCGTGGTATTGAAAGATTTGACGGAGATAATTTAGTGCAACAAGAGCCAGACGCTTCTAGTTTTCCAAATGGAGGTATAAGAAACACTTTTGAGGCAAGAGGATATACTGCTTGGGATCCTTCTTCTCCGGCATTCATTATTAGCGGAACGTTGTGTATCCCTACAATTTTTATTGCATACACTGGAGAAGCACTTGATTTTAAGATGCCATTATTAAAAGCTTTGCATGCAATAGACAAAGCAGCAACTGATGTTTGTCAGTATTTCGAAAAAGATGTTACTAAAGTAAATGTTTCATTAGGATGGGAGCAAGAATACTTTTTAATTGATAAAGCACTTTATTATGCACGACCAGATATAATGATGACAGGTAGAGCTTTGGTAGGTCATAATCCTGCTAAAGGACAACAATTGGATGATCATTATTTTGGGTCTATTCCTGATAGAATTAGTGCTTTTATGAAAGAATATGAAATTGAAGCGTTAAAGTTAGGGATACCTGTTACAACTAGACATAATGAAGTGGCACCAAATCAGTTTGAATGTGCTCCAATGTTTGAAGAAACTAACCTTGCAAATGACCATAACTTATTATTAATGGATTTGCTTGAGAAGATTGCAAGAAAACATGACTATAGAATTTTATTGCATGAAAAACCATTCCCATCTTTAAATGGTTCAGGAAAGCATAACAACTGGTCGTTAGGAACAAACACTGGTATTAATTTGTTAGCTCCAGGAAAAAATCCGAAAACGAACTTAAGATTTTTAACGTTTTTCGTAAATACTATTAAAGCTATTCACGATAATGCGGATATATTAAGGTCAAGTATTGCTTCTGCAGGTAATGATCATCGATTGGGTGCTAACGAAGCACCGCCAGCTATTGTTTCGGTATTTATTGGTTCTCAACTAACACAAATGCTTGACAACCTAGAAAAAAGTGTTAAGGCGGGTAAAATGACACCAGAAGATAAAACAGAACTAAAGCTAAGTATTGGTAAAATTCCTCAACTGTTGTTGGATAATACAGATAGAAACAGAACTTCTCCTTTCGCATTTACTGGGAATAAATTTGAATTTAGAGCTGTAGGTTCATCTGCAAACTGTGGTTCTGCTATGATTGCACTGAATGTAATTGTTGCAAAACAATTAATGATATTTAAAAAATCTGTAGATGCAAGAATCAATAAAGGAGAAAAGAAAGATGAGGCTATATTAAAAGAGCTTCAAAAATTAATTAAAGAATCTAAAAAAATTAGATTTGAAGGTAATGGATATGGTGATGAATGGGTTAAAGAAGCTGAAAAAAGAGGATTATCAAATTTAAAAGATACGCCAAGAGCTTTAAAGGTAATGAAGGATAAGAAAACAATTGACTTGTTTAATGAGTTAGGAGTCTTATCTCCAATAGAAATGGAAGCAAGACATGAAATTGAATTGGAGAATTATATTTTAAAACTTCAAATTGAATCTAGAGTTTTAGGCGACTTAGCTCAAAATCATATTATCCCAACGGCCATTCGATATCAAAATACAATTATAGATAACATTAAAGGTATGATTGAAATCTATGGTAAAGAAGCTAAAAAAATGGCATCAACTCAATATCAAGTTCTTGAAACGATATCAACTCATATCAATGAATTGAAATCTAATATTGATTTAATGTTGGTTGAAAGAAAGAAGGCAAATAAAATTGAACACGCCGAAGAAAAAGCGTTTGCTTACTGTGATAATGTTAAACCTTATTTTCAAACAATTAAATATCACTCAGATAAATTGGAATTATTAATTGATGATGAATATTGGCCTCTACCAAAGCTGAGAGAAATATTATTTACAAAATAA